The Hymenobacter baengnokdamensis genome includes a region encoding these proteins:
- the dinB gene encoding DNA polymerase IV, protein MLPAEPRKIIHLDMDAFYASVEQRDDPALRGRPVAVGGSRERGVVAAASYEARHYGVRSAMPAATARRLCPELVFVSPRFDVYKEVSGQIRAIMAEYTPLIEPVALDEAYLDVTHNLPGIPHATRIAREIRAKILARTQLTASAGISYNKFLAKLASDQRKPNGQFVIPPGQGLAFVEKLAVGQFHGIGPATAARLHALGIFTGADLRAQPEALLRQHFGKAGGYYHAIAHAEDHRPVQPDRLRKSVGAETTFAHDLHELPDLLAALLPVAAKVWAYCQRSGQSGRTLTLKVKYANFQQITRSRTQLTAVPDEAALLRLGQELLTAQFPLPQGVRLLGLSLSGLDAETAGAGGQLTLF, encoded by the coding sequence GATTATTCACCTCGACATGGACGCCTTTTATGCGTCGGTGGAGCAGCGCGACGACCCGGCGCTGCGGGGCCGGCCGGTGGCCGTGGGCGGCAGCCGCGAGCGTGGGGTAGTGGCCGCTGCCAGCTACGAGGCCCGGCACTACGGCGTGCGCTCGGCCATGCCCGCCGCCACGGCGCGGCGGCTGTGTCCCGAGCTGGTATTCGTGTCGCCGCGCTTCGACGTTTATAAGGAGGTATCGGGTCAGATTCGCGCTATTATGGCCGAGTACACGCCGCTCATCGAGCCCGTGGCGCTGGACGAAGCGTATCTGGACGTAACCCACAACCTGCCCGGCATCCCCCACGCTACCCGCATTGCCCGCGAAATCAGGGCCAAAATTCTGGCGCGTACCCAACTCACGGCCTCCGCCGGAATTTCCTACAATAAGTTTCTGGCCAAGCTGGCTTCCGACCAGCGCAAGCCCAACGGGCAGTTTGTGATTCCGCCCGGCCAGGGCCTGGCTTTTGTAGAAAAGCTGGCGGTAGGGCAGTTTCACGGCATTGGCCCGGCAACGGCGGCGCGGCTGCACGCGCTGGGCATCTTCACCGGGGCCGACCTGCGCGCCCAGCCCGAAGCGCTGCTGCGCCAGCACTTTGGCAAGGCCGGCGGCTACTACCACGCCATTGCCCACGCCGAAGACCACCGCCCCGTGCAGCCCGACCGCCTGCGCAAGTCGGTAGGGGCCGAAACCACCTTTGCCCACGATTTGCACGAGCTGCCCGACCTGCTTGCTGCCCTGCTGCCGGTAGCCGCCAAGGTGTGGGCCTACTGCCAACGCAGTGGCCAGTCGGGCCGCACGCTCACGCTGAAAGTAAAATACGCCAACTTTCAGCAAATCACCCGCAGTCGTACCCAGCTCACGGCAGTGCCCGATGAGGCGGCCTTGCTGCGCCTGGGCCAGGAGCTGCTGACGGCCCAGTTTCCGCTGCCCCAGGGCGTGCGCCTGCTGGGGCTGTCGCTCTCGGGCCTCGACGCTGAAACAGCCGGCGCCGGCGGGCAGCTCACGCTTTTTTAG
- a CDS encoding nuclear transport factor 2 family protein codes for MSAIQEIEQLERRRFDAQIVKDLPTLEEIFADDLIYTHSNGHQDDKTSYLASIESGQSRYDKVDIESLTVRTYNADHTAVVNGLIQIDLGPGADGQPSFTRIKYVVVYIKTDVKGWQLVLWHAQKQAA; via the coding sequence ATGTCTGCCATCCAAGAAATAGAACAGCTGGAGCGCCGCCGCTTCGACGCCCAAATAGTTAAAGACCTGCCCACGCTGGAAGAGATTTTTGCCGACGACCTCATCTACACGCATTCCAATGGCCACCAGGACGACAAAACTAGCTACCTGGCGTCCATCGAGAGCGGCCAGAGCCGCTACGACAAGGTTGATATCGAAAGCCTGACCGTGCGCACCTACAATGCCGACCACACCGCCGTCGTCAACGGCCTCATCCAGATTGACCTCGGCCCCGGTGCCGATGGCCAGCCAAGCTTCACGCGGATTAAGTACGTGGTGGTATATATTAAAACCGATGTAAAAGGCTGGCAGCTCGTGCTCTGGCACGCGCAAAAGCAAGCGGCTTAG
- a CDS encoding CocE/NonD family hydrolase, with translation MLLRFLPLLGLAGLSLTARPAAAQTTTATRAQDSLFVRQNYRKVEQLIPMRDGVRLATIVYVPLDASVARPYPFLMERTPYSAGPRGADNYPTRGPGPSRELSQEKYIFVYQDVRGRYLSEGQFEEMTPALPTAASDQARRAPKGKPQAHDESTDTYDTIEWLLKNVAGNNGRVGIMGISYPGFYATASLPTAHPALKAVSPQAPVTDEFIGDDARHNGAFFLLDNFDFTNSFDVPRPQPLAKYTDLFPLKIDDAYQYYLQLGPLKNANAPQYFNQRARIWNEYLTHDTYDAYWQARNIRPHLTGIKPAVLVVGGWFDAEDLFGALHTYQAIEKQSPGTTNRLVMGPWTHGAWSRPDWSSFGPLNFGQNTAEYYRRTLETPFFNYYLKDKGSFNAAEATVFDTGANEWKTYAAWPPRAALPRTFYLGGAGQLSTAPTSAPADQYVSDPANPVPYAEGVLNNRRNEYMIDDQRFVAKRPDVLSFQTPALTQDLTVAGPITADLWVSTSGTDADFIVKLIDVLPDAAGTQRLVRADVFRGRFRNSFEKPEAFQPNVPTQVKYELNDILHTFQKGHRLMVQVQSTWFPLVDRNPQQFVNISTAEAPDFQKATIRVYHEPGHASALTLRVQ, from the coding sequence ATGCTGCTCCGTTTTCTACCTCTTCTCGGCCTGGCCGGGCTATCTCTCACGGCCCGGCCCGCCGCCGCGCAAACCACCACCGCCACGCGCGCCCAGGATTCACTGTTCGTACGGCAAAACTACCGGAAAGTAGAGCAGCTCATCCCGATGCGCGACGGGGTGCGGCTGGCTACGATTGTCTACGTGCCGCTCGATGCGTCGGTGGCCCGCCCCTACCCTTTTCTGATGGAGCGCACCCCGTACTCGGCCGGGCCGCGCGGAGCCGATAACTACCCCACGCGCGGCCCCGGCCCCAGCCGCGAGCTAAGCCAGGAAAAGTACATTTTTGTGTATCAGGACGTGCGGGGCCGCTACCTCAGCGAAGGGCAGTTTGAGGAGATGACGCCCGCCCTGCCCACTGCCGCCAGCGACCAGGCCCGCCGCGCCCCGAAAGGCAAGCCGCAGGCGCACGACGAAAGTACCGATACCTACGATACCATCGAGTGGCTGCTGAAGAACGTGGCCGGCAACAACGGCCGAGTGGGCATCATGGGCATCTCATACCCTGGCTTTTACGCTACGGCCAGCCTGCCTACGGCCCATCCGGCGCTCAAGGCAGTTTCGCCGCAGGCCCCGGTTACGGATGAGTTTATCGGCGACGATGCCCGGCACAACGGGGCATTTTTTCTGCTCGACAATTTCGATTTTACCAATTCCTTCGATGTGCCGCGCCCCCAGCCGCTCGCGAAGTATACCGACCTGTTTCCGCTGAAAATTGACGACGCCTACCAGTACTACTTACAGCTCGGGCCATTGAAAAATGCTAACGCGCCGCAGTACTTCAATCAGCGGGCGCGCATCTGGAACGAGTACCTGACGCACGATACCTACGACGCCTACTGGCAGGCGCGCAATATCCGGCCGCACCTGACGGGCATCAAGCCGGCCGTGCTCGTGGTGGGTGGCTGGTTTGACGCGGAAGACCTTTTTGGGGCGCTGCACACCTACCAGGCCATCGAAAAGCAAAGCCCTGGCACCACCAACCGCCTCGTAATGGGCCCCTGGACCCACGGCGCCTGGAGCCGGCCCGACTGGAGCAGCTTCGGGCCGCTGAATTTTGGGCAGAATACCGCCGAATACTACCGCCGCACCCTGGAAACGCCGTTTTTCAACTATTATTTGAAAGACAAAGGCTCGTTTAACGCGGCCGAAGCCACCGTGTTTGACACCGGCGCTAATGAGTGGAAAACCTATGCGGCCTGGCCGCCCAGGGCGGCGCTACCCCGCACATTTTACCTGGGTGGCGCGGGTCAGCTCAGCACTGCGCCTACTTCCGCACCGGCCGACCAGTACGTGAGCGACCCGGCCAACCCGGTGCCCTATGCCGAAGGGGTGCTGAACAACCGTCGCAATGAGTATATGATTGACGACCAGCGCTTTGTGGCCAAGCGGCCCGATGTGCTCAGCTTTCAGACTCCGGCCCTGACCCAGGACCTGACCGTGGCTGGCCCCATCACGGCCGACCTGTGGGTAAGCACGTCGGGCACCGATGCCGACTTTATCGTGAAGCTGATTGACGTGCTGCCCGATGCCGCTGGTACTCAGCGCCTGGTGCGCGCCGATGTGTTCCGGGGCCGCTTCCGCAACAGCTTCGAGAAGCCGGAAGCTTTTCAACCCAACGTACCAACCCAGGTCAAATATGAGCTAAACGATATATTACACACCTTCCAGAAAGGCCACCGCCTCATGGTGCAGGTGCAAAGCACCTGGTTTCCGCTGGTGGATAGAAACCCGCAGCAGTTCGTCAATATCTCCACGGCTGAGGCGCCGGATTTTCAGAAAGCTACTATCCGGGTTTACCACGAGCCGGGCCACGCCTCGGCCCTAACGCTGCGGGTGCAGTAA
- the mgrA gene encoding L-glyceraldehyde 3-phosphate reductase: MSYQPNPARYEAMEYRRCGRSGLQLPAISVGLWQNFGELNALGTCRAILRTAFDAGVTHFDLANNYGPPPGAAEETFGRLYKSDFRPYRDELLLSTKAGYGMWPGPYGDGGSRKYLVASLDQSLRRMGLDYVDIYYHHRPDPSTPLEESMGALDALVRQGKALYVGISSYSPAETRRACAVLRELGTPCLIHQPKYSLLVRDVEHGLLDVLAEEGVGCIAFSSLAQGILTDKYLQGVPPDSRAARSLGNGAIGEDQLIPANIEKARQLNELAQRRDQSLAQMALAWVLKDPRLTSVIIGASKPEQVTDAIGCLKNYHFSPEELASIEAVLK, from the coding sequence ATGTCCTACCAACCAAACCCTGCCCGTTATGAGGCGATGGAATACCGCCGCTGTGGCCGCAGCGGCTTGCAGCTGCCGGCTATTTCGGTAGGCTTATGGCAAAATTTTGGCGAGCTGAATGCCCTGGGCACCTGCCGCGCTATTCTGCGCACGGCCTTCGACGCGGGGGTTACGCACTTCGACCTGGCCAACAACTATGGGCCGCCGCCCGGCGCAGCCGAAGAAACCTTCGGCCGGCTGTATAAATCCGACTTTCGGCCTTACCGCGACGAACTGCTACTCTCGACCAAAGCCGGCTACGGCATGTGGCCCGGCCCCTACGGCGATGGTGGCTCGCGCAAGTACCTGGTGGCCAGCCTCGACCAAAGCCTGCGCCGCATGGGCCTCGACTACGTCGATATCTACTACCATCACCGGCCCGACCCCAGCACGCCGCTTGAAGAAAGCATGGGGGCCCTCGACGCGCTGGTGCGCCAGGGCAAGGCGTTGTACGTGGGTATTTCGAGCTACTCGCCCGCCGAAACCCGCCGCGCCTGCGCCGTGCTCCGCGAGCTGGGCACGCCCTGCCTCATTCACCAGCCCAAGTACTCGCTGCTGGTGCGCGACGTTGAGCACGGCTTGCTCGACGTACTGGCCGAGGAGGGCGTGGGGTGTATCGCGTTTTCGTCGCTGGCCCAGGGCATCCTCACCGACAAGTACTTGCAGGGAGTGCCGCCCGATTCGCGCGCGGCCCGTAGCCTGGGCAACGGGGCCATTGGCGAAGACCAGCTTATTCCGGCTAATATTGAAAAAGCCCGCCAGCTCAACGAGCTGGCTCAGCGCAGAGACCAGTCGCTGGCCCAGATGGCCCTGGCCTGGGTGCTCAAAGACCCGCGTCTGACTTCGGTCATCATCGGGGCCAGCAAGCCCGAGCAGGTCACCGACGCCATTGGCTGCCTAAAAAACTACCATTTCAGCCCCGAGGAGCTGGCCAGCATTGAGGCAGTGCTGAAGTAG